A stretch of Planococcus citri chromosome 5, ihPlaCitr1.1, whole genome shotgun sequence DNA encodes these proteins:
- the LOC135846591 gene encoding T-lymphocyte activation antigen CD86-like isoform X1: MNFVGIVLHIVCHFSLLLYTECAIDQHGMNYWEQQFSKPYFDTSTERELTATAGQTALLPCKVRNLGDRAVSWIRKTDLHILTVGILTYTNDQRFQTLHSDGTDEWTLRITSTQIHDSGTYECQVSTEPKISLGFKLNVVISKAQIVGNSEIFVKSGSDINLTCVVVQSPEPPSFIYWYKNDNVINYSSRGGINVLTEKQTKTSRLLISRAQPPDSGNYTCSPSTSESASVLVHVLNGEHPAAMQHGNSSTSGVSKLLPIMLILICQATKSFLLQDAIIRYRRSR; encoded by the exons AATGTGCAATAGATCAACACGGCATGAACTACTGGGAACAACAATTTAGCAAACCGTATTTTGACACGTCCACCGAACGCGAACTAACGGCAACCGCAGGTCAGACGGCACTATTACCATGCAAAGTGCGTAATCTCGGGGATAGAGCG GTATCATGGATCCGGAAAACAGATTTGCACATACTAACAGTAGGCATCCTAACGTACACGAACGATCAGCGATTTCAAACCTTACATTCAGATGGAACAGACGAATGGACGTTACGTATCACATCGACTCAAATACACGACAGTGGAACGTACGAATGCCAAGTCAGCACCGAACCCAAAATTAGTTTAGGATTCAAACTAAACGTTGTGA TATCGAAAGCGCAAATAGTAGGCAACTCGGAAATATTTGTGAAAAGCGGCAGCGATATAAATTTAACATGCGTTGTAGTACAAAGTCCAGAGCCGCCGTCTTTTATCTATTGGTACAAAAATGACAACGTGATTAATTATTCGTCTCGAGGAGGCATCAACGTATTAACCGAGAAACAAACCAAAACCAGCAGATTATTAATTTCAAGGGCGCAACCCCCGGATTCGGGAAATTACACGTGTTCTCCATCAACCTCAGAATCGGCTAGTGTCTTAGTTCACGTTCTAAACG GCGAACATCCTGCTGCCATGCAGCATGGCAACAGCAGTACCAGCGGTGTTTCCAAATTGTTACCAATTATGCTGATACTAATTTGCCAAGCGACCAAATCGTTCCTATTACAAGATGCAATCATAAGGTACAGAAGAAGCAGATGA
- the LOC135846591 gene encoding T-lymphocyte activation antigen CD86-like isoform X2: MNYWEQQFSKPYFDTSTERELTATAGQTALLPCKVRNLGDRAVSWIRKTDLHILTVGILTYTNDQRFQTLHSDGTDEWTLRITSTQIHDSGTYECQVSTEPKISLGFKLNVVISKAQIVGNSEIFVKSGSDINLTCVVVQSPEPPSFIYWYKNDNVINYSSRGGINVLTEKQTKTSRLLISRAQPPDSGNYTCSPSTSESASVLVHVLNGEHPAAMQHGNSSTSGVSKLLPIMLILICQATKSFLLQDAIIRYRRSR; this comes from the exons ATGAACTACTGGGAACAACAATTTAGCAAACCGTATTTTGACACGTCCACCGAACGCGAACTAACGGCAACCGCAGGTCAGACGGCACTATTACCATGCAAAGTGCGTAATCTCGGGGATAGAGCG GTATCATGGATCCGGAAAACAGATTTGCACATACTAACAGTAGGCATCCTAACGTACACGAACGATCAGCGATTTCAAACCTTACATTCAGATGGAACAGACGAATGGACGTTACGTATCACATCGACTCAAATACACGACAGTGGAACGTACGAATGCCAAGTCAGCACCGAACCCAAAATTAGTTTAGGATTCAAACTAAACGTTGTGA TATCGAAAGCGCAAATAGTAGGCAACTCGGAAATATTTGTGAAAAGCGGCAGCGATATAAATTTAACATGCGTTGTAGTACAAAGTCCAGAGCCGCCGTCTTTTATCTATTGGTACAAAAATGACAACGTGATTAATTATTCGTCTCGAGGAGGCATCAACGTATTAACCGAGAAACAAACCAAAACCAGCAGATTATTAATTTCAAGGGCGCAACCCCCGGATTCGGGAAATTACACGTGTTCTCCATCAACCTCAGAATCGGCTAGTGTCTTAGTTCACGTTCTAAACG GCGAACATCCTGCTGCCATGCAGCATGGCAACAGCAGTACCAGCGGTGTTTCCAAATTGTTACCAATTATGCTGATACTAATTTGCCAAGCGACCAAATCGTTCCTATTACAAGATGCAATCATAAGGTACAGAAGAAGCAGATGA